A region of the Stieleria neptunia genome:
AGGATACCCTTACAGCCCTGGGCTTCCAGCCTGTCAGTCCGGCAATGACAGGCTGGAAGCCTATCCCACCGCCCGCTCGGCCCACCGTTACTCCGCCATCAAGAATCCGGTCATCGTCCAACCGCTGTCGGTCTTTTCCCAGAACGCTCCGGCACTGGTGAAGAATTGCTTGATCGTTTCAAACGGCGGCAACTTGCCGGCTTGAATCGGATCCGGCTCGCCATCCTGGTCATTCTCGACGATCCGACGGAGCAGATTGGCGATCAGCGAGTCGCTGTCCTTCAGCTCTCCGTTTCGCAGCAGTTCATAGCGTGCCCGCAGCGCGATGCTGGGGTGGACGACGCTGTCGTAGGTGACCTCGTTGCCCTGGTTCAAATCGTCGATCGCCGTGACGATCGTTTTGGTGTTTTCGGTCGCCCCCAAACGGTCTCCCTCCGCACCGGACCGAACTCGCTTGCCAAGCTTGACCAGCAATTCGGAGTGGCTGGAAAACATCAGGTAGTCCCCATCGTCGGGCTGCTGGCCGGTGACGACCGCGATCGCCCAATGGTTCAGTAGCGGCGCGGTATCTTCGTCATCGATGTTTTCGTCAAACCCCAAAGCCGCCAACTGGGCATCGATATCGTCACTGTCATTCTTGCCACGTTCGACGCGCCAAACATCAAACTCGGGCACCTCCAGCTTGATCGCGTCCGGTTCGACTTCCATCGCTTTCTGCACGACCTTGGCGACGACGTCTGCGTTCTTGATCCGCAGCGCGACCAACATCCGATCCGATTCCGGACCGGCCGGCATGGTGTTGTCGGTGATCAAAATCACCTCGTTTTCCAGGTTGGGCAAAAAGTCTCTCGCGATATCGATTTGCGGGCCTTCCGGATCATCGCGGATCCCTTCGATCATCGGCCGAAACAGATCTTCGCCCAACGCATCGTTGACCAACGACTCGGCAGCCCAAAAGGCCGATTCCAATTCCCAATTGAATCGAAAGAACGCGCCGGAGTCTTCGGTCGGCCACGCGGGAATGGGCAGCCGGATCGAATTCTTGGCCTGTAACATCCGGGCGGCCTTGGTCAACTTTCCGGGGGCCAACACGACGCCGCAGTGCAGCACATCGAATCGCTCGCCGGCCACGACACCGACGCCACCGACCGCCTCGATCA
Encoded here:
- a CDS encoding membrane or secreted protein yields the protein MRVGLPLIRSSAAVLCGVALLSLAHLACAAQPVQLEQEAESPQVEVEQGDEQGDGQGQAIAGDYLPAVDLLPESTAGIVRIPELPSFCDAWERTQIGLLFASAEMQPFLDDQRERARSYFDSLNRKIGLKPDDLYEIASGEVTLAWLSFTDDKRRPYALCVVADIRDRKEEADQAAEKIDAELKAGGAVRTDVKYGDETIRVYRTKPKPGQLKIVEIALTWNDERFIAADRESVVQGVLDVVAGKSPAKAFSDRASYQQVLTDSTAAVDSANEKQATVCWQWYAEPFAMGRILREVVEYDRRDDLDVIELLERQGFGVIEAVGGVGVVAGERFDVLHCGVVLAPGKLTKAARMLQAKNSIRLPIPAWPTEDSGAFFRFNWELESAFWAAESLVNDALGEDLFRPMIEGIRDDPEGPQIDIARDFLPNLENEVILITDNTMPAGPESDRMLVALRIKNADVVAKVVQKAMEVEPDAIKLEVPEFDVWRVERGKNDSDDIDAQLAALGFDENIDDEDTAPLLNHWAIAVVTGQQPDDGDYLMFSSHSELLVKLGKRVRSGAEGDRLGATENTKTIVTAIDDLNQGNEVTYDSVVHPSIALRARYELLRNGELKDSDSLIANLLRRIVENDQDGEPDPIQAGKLPPFETIKQFFTSAGAFWEKTDSGWTMTGFLMAE